A genomic window from Diorhabda sublineata isolate icDioSubl1.1 chromosome 8, icDioSubl1.1, whole genome shotgun sequence includes:
- the LOC130447435 gene encoding uncharacterized protein LOC130447435 produces the protein MNRAFVFVLIGFLAIQTIECRPKAGAKNTANSVEEGEISKKTQEFIKKADEIISGTVPNSQQIISNIEQTGEKVASGIKELNAAITKKISENREPIDNFLQQLSTDLHTAHEKIQAQVLGPNGEKKAAELKDNLTQQLKDVAAKIDQFNSNIKPEADKIKNDVLGALNAFLTKAEEAATTLKKAVSDAKTK, from the exons atgaacagAGCTTTTGTTTTCGTCCTTATTGGCTTCCTTGCCATTCAG acCATTGAATGTAGACCAAAAGCAGGAGCCAAAAATACAGCAAATTCCGTTGAAGAAGGTGAGATATCAAAGAAAACTCAAGAGTTCATCAAAAAAGCTGACGAAATTATCTCTGGAACCGTACCTAACTCTCaacaaattatttcgaatatcGAACAAACCGGAGAAAAAGTTGCTAGTGGCATTAAAGAATTGAATGCTGCCATTACGAAAAAG ATATCTGAAAACAGAGAACCCATTGATAATTTCTTGCAACAACTTTCCACTGACTTGCATACTGCACATGAAAAAATTCAAGCACAAGTTTTGGGACCAAATGGAGAAAAGAAAGCTGCCGAACTCAAAGATAATTTAACTCAACAGCTTAAAGATGTTGCAGCTAAAATTGATCAATTTAACAGCAATATCAAACCAGAAGCAGACa aaatcaaAAATGACGTTCTTGGTGCCCTCAACGCTTTTTTGACTAAAGCTGAAGAAGCAGCAACCACCCTCAAAAAAGCAGTATCCGATgccaaaactaaataa